In a single window of the Thermococcus stetteri genome:
- the cas2 gene encoding CRISPR-associated endonuclease Cas2, whose protein sequence is MYVVIVYDVSVERVNKVKKFLRQHLHWVQNSVFEGEVTVAEYERIKATLQQLIDENEDSIVIYKLRSRPFREIIGVEKNPMEDII, encoded by the coding sequence ATGTACGTCGTCATCGTCTACGACGTCTCCGTCGAGCGCGTGAACAAGGTCAAGAAGTTCCTCAGGCAGCACCTCCACTGGGTTCAGAACAGCGTCTTTGAGGGCGAGGTGACGGTGGCGGAGTACGAGCGCATAAAGGCCACCCTCCAGCAACTCATAGACGAGAACGAGGATTCGATCGTCATATACAAGCTCCGTTCCAGACCCTTCAGGGAAATAATCGGAGTGGAGAAGAACCCCATGGAGGACATCATTTAG
- a CDS encoding tungsten cofactor oxidoreductase radical SAM maturase, producing MAIKFNLNREYTFNLWDGKVIVRPKLDMRYLYIEVTSRCNLKCEMCFKQYWEDTEGDMDWELFLKILDDAEEFPELRMIYFGGIGEPTVHPRFMDMVREVKRRGFALGISTNGTLLTDEMMREFAKLGVDLIYFSMDTVPTAQNAITLGHIAAAVTADKIRKLVQYREEYGTHRPSIGVEVVVTKENYKQLPDMARFLLNMKVDAMLVSNLLPLTPEQVDDIVYDGSVDMTPILDELYKIANNGLYIKLPKFELKTERQCDFDENNVAVVRWDGEVAPCYRFLHTYKEYIFGREKQVNAYSFGNVREQSLADIWTSEKYTWFRFTMKNYMYPSCTDCDLRDACDFVKTTDIDCWGNEPSCADCLWSRRIVQCPIPQYMFGKFF from the coding sequence GTGGCCATAAAGTTCAATCTGAACAGGGAATACACGTTCAACCTCTGGGACGGGAAGGTTATAGTCAGGCCGAAGCTAGACATGAGGTACCTCTACATCGAGGTAACGAGCCGCTGCAACCTGAAGTGTGAGATGTGCTTCAAGCAGTACTGGGAGGATACCGAGGGTGACATGGACTGGGAGCTCTTTCTGAAGATACTCGATGATGCCGAGGAGTTTCCCGAGCTGAGGATGATATACTTCGGGGGGATAGGGGAGCCAACGGTACACCCGCGCTTCATGGACATGGTGCGAGAGGTCAAAAGACGGGGCTTTGCCCTAGGGATAAGCACGAACGGAACCCTCCTGACGGACGAGATGATGAGGGAGTTCGCTAAGCTCGGAGTTGACTTAATCTACTTCTCGATGGACACTGTTCCGACTGCACAGAACGCCATAACCCTCGGCCACATAGCCGCTGCCGTAACTGCCGACAAGATAAGGAAGCTCGTTCAGTACAGGGAGGAATACGGGACACACAGGCCGAGCATAGGCGTTGAGGTCGTCGTTACCAAGGAGAACTATAAACAGCTCCCAGACATGGCGAGGTTCCTGCTCAACATGAAGGTAGATGCCATGCTCGTCTCGAACCTGCTCCCGCTCACCCCGGAGCAGGTTGACGACATAGTCTACGACGGGAGCGTCGACATGACACCCATACTGGACGAGCTCTACAAGATAGCCAACAACGGCCTCTACATAAAGCTCCCCAAGTTCGAGCTCAAGACCGAGAGGCAGTGCGACTTCGACGAGAACAACGTCGCAGTTGTCAGATGGGACGGTGAGGTAGCCCCATGCTACCGCTTCCTTCACACCTATAAGGAGTATATCTTCGGCAGGGAGAAGCAGGTCAACGCGTACTCCTTCGGCAACGTGAGGGAGCAGAGCTTAGCTGACATCTGGACGAGCGAGAAGTACACCTGGTTCCGCTTCACGATGAAGAACTACATGTATCCCTCATGTACTGACTGCGACCTGAGGGACGCTTGCGACTTCGTCAAGACAACTGACATAGACTGCTGGGGCAACGAGCCGAGCTGTGCCGACTGCCTCTGGTCGAGGAGGATAGTGCAGTGCCCGATCCCGCAGTACATGTTTGGGAAGTTCTTCTGA
- a CDS encoding PD-(D/E)XK nuclease family protein, producing the protein MERPGEILDFNRRIENAISGKTPERKIWVTSLSFCLRKAALSIYLGTFKYERTGEMLVGTVLHKWLGEALEEEADFEVQVEYPLEDGWKLVGKVDAVKGGYPIEFKFRGFDPEGENGPRSLDEMEEPPKLAMEQLNAYLNMMGKDRGYVYIFDRNGLQFKVFPVERDRDAFEKFLGRARVVIRGVKELENGKFPSWITPRFSNECETCIFRPICSAINGRSSK; encoded by the coding sequence ATGGAACGCCCCGGGGAGATTCTCGACTTTAATAGAAGAATTGAGAACGCCATATCCGGGAAAACGCCCGAAAGGAAGATATGGGTCACTTCCCTGAGCTTCTGCCTCAGAAAGGCGGCGCTGTCTATATACCTGGGAACGTTCAAGTACGAGCGGACCGGGGAGATGCTCGTGGGAACGGTGCTCCACAAGTGGCTCGGTGAGGCGCTGGAAGAGGAAGCGGACTTTGAAGTTCAGGTTGAATACCCTCTTGAGGACGGGTGGAAGCTCGTGGGAAAGGTGGACGCAGTAAAGGGCGGCTATCCCATTGAGTTCAAGTTCCGGGGCTTCGACCCGGAGGGCGAGAACGGCCCGAGGAGCCTTGATGAGATGGAGGAACCGCCAAAGCTCGCAATGGAACAGCTGAACGCCTACCTCAACATGATGGGAAAAGACCGTGGCTACGTTTACATCTTCGACCGCAACGGACTGCAGTTTAAAGTGTTCCCGGTAGAGAGAGACAGGGATGCCTTCGAGAAGTTCCTCGGAAGGGCGAGGGTAGTCATTAGAGGCGTCAAAGAGCTGGAAAACGGGAAGTTTCCGTCGTGGATAACTCCAAGATTTAGCAATGAATGCGAAACCTGCATTTTCAGGCCAATATGTTCGGCTATAAATGGAAGGTCGTCTAAATGA
- a CDS encoding MoaD/ThiS family protein, with translation MLVKLFATLIEFTGKRKLEVHGPKKVRELLDELDRMFPGFKKELEKGYIILVNGKNIEHLQGLDTPLSDDDTVSIFPPAGGG, from the coding sequence GTGCTGGTCAAGCTATTCGCCACGCTCATTGAGTTCACCGGGAAGAGAAAACTTGAGGTTCACGGCCCGAAGAAGGTGCGAGAGCTCCTTGACGAGCTGGACAGGATGTTCCCGGGCTTTAAAAAGGAGCTCGAAAAGGGTTACATAATCCTCGTCAACGGGAAGAACATCGAGCACCTCCAGGGGCTTGATACTCCCCTGTCCGATGACGATACCGTGAGCATATTCCCACCTGCAGGAGGGGGTTGA